A window from Mustela erminea isolate mMusErm1 chromosome 17, mMusErm1.Pri, whole genome shotgun sequence encodes these proteins:
- the ELK4 gene encoding ETS domain-containing protein Elk-4 isoform X2 — protein MDSAITLWQFLLQLLQEPQNKHMISWTSNDGEFKLLQAEEVARLWGIRKNKPNMNYDKLSRALRYYYVKNIIKKVNGQKFVYKFVSYPEILKMDPLTVGRTEGDCEVVSCSEVGSGSRDAESGGREKPLQPGARASSRNDYIHSGLYSSFTLNSLNSSNKKLFRPIKIESPAEKLAEKKPPQEPTPSVIRFVTTPSKKLPVEPVAAATSACPGISPSSEDPLRALETLASPRLPALEAPATAPSGPGTFAASPGPSASPSMQEPPRTPSPPLSPHPDLDTDLESVASQPMELPENLSLEPKDQDSALLEKDKTSNSSRSKKPKGLELAPILVITGSDPSPLGILSPSLPTASLTPALFSQTPILLTPSPLLSSIHFWSTLSPVAPLSPARLQGANTLFQFPSVLNSHGPFTVSGLDGPPTPGPFSPDLQKT, from the exons ATGGACAGTGCGATCACCCTGTGGCAGTTCCTCCTTCAGCTCCTACAGGAGCCTCAGAACAAGCACATGATCAGCTGGACCTCTAACGATGGGGAGTTCAAGCTCTTGCAGGCGGAAGAGGTGGCTCGTCTCTGGGGGATTCGTAAGAACAAGCCTAATATGAATTACGACAAACTCAGCCGAGCTCTCAGATACTATTATGTAAAG AATATCATTAAAAAAGTGAATGGTCAGAAGTTTGTGTACAAGTTTGTGTCTTACCCAGAGATTTTGAAAATGGACCCCCTGACCGTGGGCAGGACCGAGGGAGACTGTGAGGTCGTGAGCTGTAGCGAGGTGGGCAGCGGCTCCAGGGACGCCGAGAGCGGGGGCAGAGAGAAGCCCCTGCAGCCCGGGGCCCGGGCCTCTAGCCGCAATGACTACATCCACTCCGGCTTGTATTCTTCCTTCACGCTCAACTCTTTGAACTCCTCCAACAAGAAGCTCTTCAGACCTATAAAGATCGAGAGTCCGGCTGAGAAGCTGGCAGAGAAGAAGCCGCCCCAGGAGCCAACACCGTCTGTCATCAGATTTGTAACAACGCCTTCCAAGAAGCTTCCGGTTGAACCTGTTGCTGCCGCCACGTCGGCTTGCCCGGGCATTTCTCCGTCTTCAGAAGACCCTCTCCGAGCCTTGGAGACTTTGGCTTCCCCCAGACTGCCCGCCCTGGAAGCCCCGGCCACTGCCCCCAGTGGCCCCGGCACCTTTGCCGCATCCCCTGGGCCCTCGGCCTCCCCTTCTATGCAGGAGCCCCCGAGGACACCTTCGCCACCACTGAGTCCGCATCCTGACCTTGACACGGACCTTGAGTCAGTGGCATCACAGCCCATGGAGCTTCCAGAGAACTTGTCACTAGAACCTAAAGACCAGGATTCAGCTTTGCTGGAAAAGGACAAAACAAGTAATTCCTCAAGATCCAAGAAACCCAAAGGGTTAGAGCTGGCGCCCATCCTGGTGATCACGGGCAGCGACCCGAGCCCGCTGGGGATACTGAGCCCGTCTCTCCCCACAGCTTCTCTGACGCCAGCCCTTTTCTCACAG ACGCCCATCTTGCTGACGCCCAGCCCCTTGCTCTCCAGCATCCACTTCTGGAGTACTCTCAGCCCCGTCGCTCCCCTGAGTCCAGCCAGACTGCAAGGTGCTAACACACTCTTCCAG TTTCCTTCTGTACTGAACAGTCATGGACCGTTCACTGTGTCTGGCCTGGATGGACCACCCACCCCTGGCCCGTTTTCCCCAGATTTACAGAAAACATAA
- the ELK4 gene encoding ETS domain-containing protein Elk-4 isoform X1 yields the protein MRLQGCLFRRIGLLGEGKEVMLLEHSAWRTVRVLSVPAVNFSRVLPVCFFQLTAMDSAITLWQFLLQLLQEPQNKHMISWTSNDGEFKLLQAEEVARLWGIRKNKPNMNYDKLSRALRYYYVKNIIKKVNGQKFVYKFVSYPEILKMDPLTVGRTEGDCEVVSCSEVGSGSRDAESGGREKPLQPGARASSRNDYIHSGLYSSFTLNSLNSSNKKLFRPIKIESPAEKLAEKKPPQEPTPSVIRFVTTPSKKLPVEPVAAATSACPGISPSSEDPLRALETLASPRLPALEAPATAPSGPGTFAASPGPSASPSMQEPPRTPSPPLSPHPDLDTDLESVASQPMELPENLSLEPKDQDSALLEKDKTSNSSRSKKPKGLELAPILVITGSDPSPLGILSPSLPTASLTPALFSQTPILLTPSPLLSSIHFWSTLSPVAPLSPARLQGANTLFQFPSVLNSHGPFTVSGLDGPPTPGPFSPDLQKT from the exons atgAGGCTGCAAGGCTGTCTGTTTCGTAGGATTGGACtgttgggggaaggaaaggaagtaaTGCTTCtggagcacagtgcctggcgtACGGTGCGTGTCCTGTCAGTGCCGGCTGTTAATTTCTCACGTGTCTTGCCTGTGTGCTTCTTTCAGCTCACTGCTATGGACAGTGCGATCACCCTGTGGCAGTTCCTCCTTCAGCTCCTACAGGAGCCTCAGAACAAGCACATGATCAGCTGGACCTCTAACGATGGGGAGTTCAAGCTCTTGCAGGCGGAAGAGGTGGCTCGTCTCTGGGGGATTCGTAAGAACAAGCCTAATATGAATTACGACAAACTCAGCCGAGCTCTCAGATACTATTATGTAAAG AATATCATTAAAAAAGTGAATGGTCAGAAGTTTGTGTACAAGTTTGTGTCTTACCCAGAGATTTTGAAAATGGACCCCCTGACCGTGGGCAGGACCGAGGGAGACTGTGAGGTCGTGAGCTGTAGCGAGGTGGGCAGCGGCTCCAGGGACGCCGAGAGCGGGGGCAGAGAGAAGCCCCTGCAGCCCGGGGCCCGGGCCTCTAGCCGCAATGACTACATCCACTCCGGCTTGTATTCTTCCTTCACGCTCAACTCTTTGAACTCCTCCAACAAGAAGCTCTTCAGACCTATAAAGATCGAGAGTCCGGCTGAGAAGCTGGCAGAGAAGAAGCCGCCCCAGGAGCCAACACCGTCTGTCATCAGATTTGTAACAACGCCTTCCAAGAAGCTTCCGGTTGAACCTGTTGCTGCCGCCACGTCGGCTTGCCCGGGCATTTCTCCGTCTTCAGAAGACCCTCTCCGAGCCTTGGAGACTTTGGCTTCCCCCAGACTGCCCGCCCTGGAAGCCCCGGCCACTGCCCCCAGTGGCCCCGGCACCTTTGCCGCATCCCCTGGGCCCTCGGCCTCCCCTTCTATGCAGGAGCCCCCGAGGACACCTTCGCCACCACTGAGTCCGCATCCTGACCTTGACACGGACCTTGAGTCAGTGGCATCACAGCCCATGGAGCTTCCAGAGAACTTGTCACTAGAACCTAAAGACCAGGATTCAGCTTTGCTGGAAAAGGACAAAACAAGTAATTCCTCAAGATCCAAGAAACCCAAAGGGTTAGAGCTGGCGCCCATCCTGGTGATCACGGGCAGCGACCCGAGCCCGCTGGGGATACTGAGCCCGTCTCTCCCCACAGCTTCTCTGACGCCAGCCCTTTTCTCACAG ACGCCCATCTTGCTGACGCCCAGCCCCTTGCTCTCCAGCATCCACTTCTGGAGTACTCTCAGCCCCGTCGCTCCCCTGAGTCCAGCCAGACTGCAAGGTGCTAACACACTCTTCCAG TTTCCTTCTGTACTGAACAGTCATGGACCGTTCACTGTGTCTGGCCTGGATGGACCACCCACCCCTGGCCCGTTTTCCCCAGATTTACAGAAAACATAA